A region of Malaciobacter marinus DNA encodes the following proteins:
- a CDS encoding c-type cytochrome translates to MTTTKKILVSIAILGSITLFANSGESLYKACASCHGANGEKAALGKSEVIKGWDSKKVQNALHGYKDGTYGKVMKGVMKGQVARLSDEDIKALGDYIATFK, encoded by the coding sequence ATGACTACTACAAAAAAAATCTTAGTTTCAATTGCTATTTTAGGTTCAATAACACTTTTTGCAAATAGTGGTGAATCTTTATATAAAGCTTGTGCATCTTGCCATGGAGCAAATGGAGAAAAAGCTGCACTTGGGAAAAGTGAAGTTATTAAAGGTTGGGACTCTAAAAAGGTTCAAAACGCATTGCATGGCTATAAAGATGGAACATATGGCAAAGTGATGAAAGGTGTAATGAAAGGTCAAGTTGCAAGACTTAGCGATGAGGATATCAAAGCTTTAGGTGATTATATTGCTACATTTAAATAA
- a CDS encoding HAMP domain-containing sensor histidine kinase: MLQEQRVKLQEYSSDFVFRLKDLHINFDKYKYYPRDEKFKSAIYDSSKKRIFSTLKSNEINFDKVIYITDDKIHFITQPESYYLGTKYIIIEIPEDKAWLENVYSFLFYFVFIALFFMLILGYFLLKLFLKPMKDALYLLDRFIKDTTHELNTPVSTIVTNIEMIKKASLDEKLSKKINRIDIGAKTISNIYDDLTYLTLNNKIISNNKNVNLSRLIEQRVEYFHTLANAKRIDFVVNIKNDVYLFIDEKKLSKLLDNLLSNAIKYNKLSGVIKVTLNEKHLSIQDSGKGMSKHELENLFIRYKRFDSSVGGFGIGLSIVSLIAKEYELDIKFTSKLDKGTKVIITW; encoded by the coding sequence ATGCTACAAGAGCAAAGGGTAAAACTTCAAGAGTATTCAAGTGATTTTGTCTTTAGATTAAAAGATTTACATATAAATTTTGATAAATACAAATATTATCCACGAGATGAAAAATTTAAATCAGCAATTTATGATAGCTCAAAAAAAAGAATTTTTTCTACTTTAAAATCAAATGAGATAAATTTTGATAAAGTAATTTATATCACTGATGATAAAATACATTTTATTACTCAACCTGAATCATATTATCTTGGAACAAAATATATAATAATAGAGATACCAGAAGATAAAGCATGGCTAGAAAATGTGTATAGCTTTTTATTCTATTTTGTATTTATTGCTTTATTTTTTATGCTTATTTTAGGATATTTTTTATTGAAACTATTTTTAAAACCTATGAAAGATGCCTTGTATTTACTTGATAGATTTATAAAAGACACTACTCATGAATTAAATACTCCTGTTAGTACTATTGTTACAAATATTGAGATGATTAAAAAAGCTAGTTTAGATGAAAAGCTAAGTAAAAAAATAAACAGAATTGATATTGGTGCAAAAACTATTTCAAATATTTATGATGATTTAACATATTTAACTTTAAATAATAAAATTATTTCAAATAATAAAAATGTAAACTTATCAAGATTAATAGAACAAAGAGTAGAGTATTTTCACACCTTAGCAAATGCAAAAAGAATCGATTTTGTAGTAAATATCAAAAATGATGTATATCTTTTTATTGATGAAAAAAAATTATCAAAATTATTAGATAATCTACTTTCCAATGCAATCAAATACAATAAATTATCAGGAGTAATAAAAGTTACATTAAATGAAAAGCATTTAAGCATTCAAGATAGTGGAAAAGGTATGAGTAAACATGAACTTGAAAATCTTTTTATTAGATATAAAAGATTTGATAGTAGTGTAGGGGGATTTGGTATTGGGCTTAGTATTGTCTCTTTAATTGCAAAAGAGTATGAGTTAGATATTAAGTTTACTTCAAAACTTGATAAGGGAACAAAGGTGATAATTACATGGTAA
- a CDS encoding response regulator transcription factor, which translates to MKQKLLLLEDDITLSETIVEYFEDEGFEVEQSFDGEEALSYVYETKYDLLLLDVNVPLLNGFELLKQIREKQDKTPAIFITSLNSMDSLEEGFNSGCDDYIKKPFELKELLLRVKTILKREYFNKEEVLKIGTELTFNMTSYELKNGEEKLNLNNKELKLLKLFLLNQNELLDHERIYDYVWDYDEEPSDNSLRTYIKNLRKIIGKERIVSLKKLGYRFIS; encoded by the coding sequence ATGAAACAGAAATTACTTTTATTAGAAGATGACATTACACTTAGTGAAACTATAGTAGAGTATTTTGAAGATGAGGGCTTTGAAGTAGAGCAATCTTTTGATGGGGAAGAGGCTTTAAGTTATGTATATGAAACAAAATATGATTTACTTTTACTTGATGTAAATGTTCCTTTATTAAATGGTTTTGAGCTTTTAAAACAAATAAGAGAAAAGCAAGATAAAACACCTGCTATATTTATTACATCATTGAATTCTATGGACTCTTTAGAAGAGGGTTTTAATAGTGGTTGTGATGATTATATAAAAAAACCATTTGAATTAAAAGAGCTTTTATTAAGAGTAAAAACCATATTAAAAAGAGAGTACTTTAATAAAGAAGAGGTTTTAAAAATAGGAACTGAGCTAACTTTTAATATGACTTCATATGAATTAAAAAATGGTGAAGAAAAACTAAATTTAAACAATAAAGAGTTAAAGTTATTGAAACTATTTTTATTAAATCAAAATGAACTTTTAGATCATGAAAGAATATATGATTATGTTTGGGATTATGATGAAGAACCTAGTGATAACTCACTTAGAACATATATTAAAAATCTTAGAAAAATTATAGGGAAAGAAAGAATTGTTAGTCTTAAAAAACTTGGATATAGATTTATTTCGTAG